From a region of the Acomys russatus chromosome 4, mAcoRus1.1, whole genome shotgun sequence genome:
- the Thbd gene encoding thrombomodulin, translated as MLGVLLLGVLAPAGLGISALAELQSKGSQCVEHECFALFQGPVTFSAASRACESLQGHLMTVRSSVAADVISLLLSHGSSMDLQPWIGLQLPQGCGDPVTLGPLRGFQWVTGDNHTSYSRWARPKDQATQLCGPLCVTVSVATEAAPGEPAWEEQPCETEAKGFLCEFYFTASCRPLAVDLRETEAVHLSSTYHTPFGVSGADFQTLPVGSSVEVAPLGLELVCRAPPGTSEGRWTREAIGAWNCSVEKGGCEYFCNWSTNGPRCLCPSDQELQTDGRSCAKPVVQSCHDLCEHFCVVNPNVTGSYSCMCETGYKLAADGHRCEDVDDCKQGPNPCPQRCVNTEGGFECFCYEGFELVDGECVEPPDPCFGNNCDFQCEPVGSTDFRCICAEGFAPKPNEPHRCELFCNKTSCPADCDPNTPELCECPEGFILDEGFICEDIDECSSGLCASSECRNLPGSYECICGPNTALAGQVSQDCDPIIPVNKDSEDGGSGEPPVSPTPSSPTGPPSARPVHSGVLIGISIASLSLVVALLALLCHVRKKQSSARAELEYKCASPSKEVVCIT; from the coding sequence ATGCTTGGTGTTCTTCTTCTGGGTGTGCTGGCTCCAGCTGGCCTGGGGATCTCCGCATTAGCCGAGCTGCAGTCCAAAGGCAGTCAGTGCGTGGAGCACGAGTGCTTCGCGCTTTTCCAGGGCCCCGTGACCTTCTCCGCTGCCAGCCGGGCCTGCGAAAGCCTGCAAGGACATCTGATGACAGTGCGCTCTTCAGTGGCTGCCGATGTCATTTCCCTTCTTCTGAGCCACGGCAGTAGTATGGACTTACAACCCTGGATCGGCTTACAGCTCCCGCAGGGCTGTGGCGACCCGGTGACTCTCGGGCCCCTGCGCGGCTTCCAGTGGGTTACCGGAGACAACCACACCAGTTACAGCAGGTGGGCGCGGCCCAAGGACCAGGCAACTCAACTTTGCGGCCCCCTGTGCGTCACGGTCTCGGTGGCAACAGAGGCTGCACCGGGAGAGCCGGCCTGGGAAGAGCAGCCTTGCGAGACCGAGGCCAAGGGCTTCCTCTGCGAGTTCTACTTCACAGCGTCCTGCAGGCCCCTGGCAGTGGATCTCCGAGAAACCGAGGCTGTTCACCTCTCTAGCACCTACCACACCCCGTTCGGGGTCAGTGGTGCGGACTTTCAGACGCTGCCAGTAGGCAGCTCCGTGGAGGTGGCGCCCCTTGGCTTGGAGCTGGTGTGCAGGGCCCCGCCCGGAACTTCAGAGGGACGCTGGACTCGGGAAGCGATAGGAGCCTGGAACTGCAGCGTGGAGAAAGGTGGCTGCGAGTACTTTTGCAACTGGAGCACCAATGGACCCAGATGCCTCTGCCCCAGTGACCAGGAGCTGCAGACCGATGGGCGTTCGTGCGCAAAGCCTGTGGTGCAATCGTGCCACGACCTCTGTGAGCATTTTTGCGTCGTCAACCCGAATGTGACAGGCTCTTATTCCTGTATGTGCGAGACAGGCTATAAGTTGGCAGCGGACGGACACCGGTGCGAGGACGTGGATGACTGTAAGCAGGGGCCCAATCCGTGCCCGCAGCGCTGTGTCAACACCGAGGGAGGCTTCGAATGTTTCTGCTATGAAGGCTTTGAACTGGTGGATGGAGAGTGCGTGGAGCCTCCGGATCCATGCTTCGGAAACAACTGCGACTTTCAGTGCGAGCCGGTGGGCTCCACGGACTTCCGTTGCATCTGTGCTGAGGGCTTCGCACCCAAGCCCAACGAACCGCACAGGTGCGAATTGTTCTGCAATAAGACTTCATGCCCGGCGGACTGTGACCCTAACACCCCTGAACTTTGTGAATGCCCTGAAGGCTTCATTCTCGACGAGGGCTTCATCTGCGAGGACATTGACGAGTGCAGTTCCGGCCTATGCGCCTCCAGTGAGTGTCGAAACCTTCCAGGCTCCTATGAGTGCATCTGTGGGCCTAACACAGCCCTTGCTGGCCAGGTTAGCCAGGACTGTGACCCCATTATCCCTGTTAATAAAGACAGTGAAGACGGCGGGTCTGGGGAGCCCCCAGTCAGTCCGACGCCGAGCTCTCCGACAGGTCCCCCTTCTGCAAGGCCAGTGCATTCTGGCGTGCTCATTGGCATCTCCATTGCCAGCCTGTCCCTGGTGGTGGCGCTTTTGGCGCTTCTCTGTCACGTGCGCAAGAAGCAAAGCTCTGCGCGTGCAGAGCTGGAGTACAAGTGTGCGTCACCCTCCAAGGAGGTAGTCTGCATCACGTGA